The genomic DNA TCCTGGCCTCCGGGCGCGATCTCGGCGCGTAGCCCTTCGAGTACCTGCGTTCCAGAAGTGCCTGGAAGTAGCTGAGAAGTGAGGTCAGGAGGAGGTACCAGAAGGCGGCGACGATGAGCAGCGGGATCGTCTGGTAGTTCAGCGCGTAGACGACCTGGGCGCTGTGCAGGAGATCCGCCAGGCCGATGACGCTGACCAGCGCGGTGTTCTTGAACGTGGTCACCAACTGGTTGGCGGTGGGCGGGATGATGGTGCGTACGGCCTGCGGCATGATGATCCGGAAGACCTTGCTCGGCCGCATGCCGAGTGCCTGAGCCGCCTCGTACTGGCCGCGGTCGACCCCCAGCAGGCCGCCGCGCACGATCTCGGCCATGTACGCGCCTTCGTTCAGCGACAGCGCCAGCACCGCGGCGGTCCATGGCGTGACGAGGGCGTTGGCGTCGAAACCGACCAGCGTCGGGCCGAACGGCACGGCCAGCTCGATCTGCGGGAAGAGGGCCGCGATGTTGAACCAGAAGATGACCTGGATCAGCAGGGGCGTGCCGCGGAAGAACCAGATGTAGGCCCACGCGCCCCGGGCCACGAACTCGTTCGCGGACGTCCGCATGATCGCCAGGATGACT from Streptosporangium sp. NBC_01756 includes the following:
- a CDS encoding amino acid ABC transporter permease, whose translation is MSTTAGSRQRTRRNPRKSPWRYVAVAVILFLVLSLADVALTNPNFGWPVVGQYLFSAVILKGLLLTLELTAVVMVVGSVLGVILAIMRTSANEFVARGAWAYIWFFRGTPLLIQVIFWFNIAALFPQIELAVPFGPTLVGFDANALVTPWTAAVLALSLNEGAYMAEIVRGGLLGVDRGQYEAAQALGMRPSKVFRIIMPQAVRTIIPPTANQLVTTFKNTALVSVIGLADLLHSAQVVYALNYQTIPLLIVAAFWYLLLTSLLSYFQALLERRYSKGYAPRSRPEARTETGGAVTPKEA